A region of the Oceanococcus sp. HetDA_MAG_MS8 genome:
TGGATCCTCAGGCTGTGCTGGATTTCGCCCCCAGCGGCATCATTCTGTCTGGCGGGCCAGAATCCACTACCGTGGATGATGCGCCTACTGTGGCGCAGCAGGTCTTCGACTTGCAGGTGCCGGTGCTCGGTATTTGCTATGGCATGCAAGCCATGGCGCGACATTTCGGCGGTAGTGTCGAAGGCGGCCACACCCAAGAGTTTGGTTATGCCTCGGTGACGGCTACGGCCTCCAGTGCGTTATTTAGAGACATTGAAGACCGCGTTGATGGCGCAGGCTCGGGCATTCTGGACGTGTGGATGAGCCACGGCGACCGCGTCACGGCACTGCCGGCCGAGTTCGAAGGCATCGGCTGTACGCATGATTTGCCACTAGCGGCTATGCAACACCGTGAGCGGCCATTGTTTGGGCTGCAATTTCACCCCGAAGTGACGCATACCAAGCAAGGCGCGCGCATTCTGCATCGCTTTGTGCGGGAAATCTGTGCCTGTGATGGCTCGTGGACTGCTGGCAACATCATTCACGATGCAGTGCTCCGCGTGCGCGAGCAGGTGGGCGATAAGCAAGTGCTGCTGGGTTTATCTGGCGGCGTGGACTCATCGGTTGTTGCCGCACTGCTGCATAAAGCCATCGGTGACCGCCTCACCTGTGTTTTTGTCGATAACGGCCTGTTGCGGCTGAATGAGGCGGAGCAGGTGATGCAAACCTTTGGTCGCCATCTGGGCGTCAAAGTCATCCTGGCCGATGCCCGTGAGCGCTTCATGCAGGCCTTGGAAGGAGAGAGCGACCCAGAGGCCAAACGCAAAATTATTGGGCGCACCTTCATCGAAGTCTTCGACGAAGAGGCTGCCAAGATTCCCGGCGTTGAGTTCCTGGCTCAGGGCACAATCTACCCGGATGTGATCGAGTCGGCGGGTGCCAGTACTGGCAAAGCGCATGTGATCAAGTCACATCACAATGTCGGTGGCCTGCCCGAGCATATGAAGCTCAAACTGGTGGAGCCCTTACGAGAACTGTTCAAGGATGAGGTTCGCAAAATTGGCCTAGACCTAGGGCTGCCAGCGGAGCTGGTTCAACGGCATCCCTTCCCAGGGCCTGGTTTGGGTGTGCGTATCCTGGGCGAAGTCAGTTCCCAAGCGGCCGACACCTTGCGCCTGGCCGATGATATTTTTATTGCTGAGCTGCGTAAGGCCGGGTTGTACGACAAAGTCTCCCAGGCCTTCGCCGTATGGCTGCCCGTGCAGTCTGTTGGTGTCACCGGAGACGGTCGCCGCTATGCCCCCATTATCGCCTTGCGTGCCGTTGAAACGGTGGACTTTATGACGGCGCATTGGGCCCACTTGCCCTATGAGCTACTCGATACCTGTGCACGGCGCATCGTCAATGAAGTGCCTGGTATTTCTCGCGTGGTGTACGACATTAGCGGCAAGCCGCCGGCCACCATTGAATGGGAATAGTCCTTGCTGAGCAGCGGGCCTTCAATTGCGCGTTGTAGGGATATAAGCGAGAACTAAAGCGCGCCACGATTTGGTAAAGACGCCCTGCGGATCATGGCTGCTATAGGCCAGATGACGGCTGCGTGGAGTTAAACCAGCCGCACAAAGGCAAAAATGCTCAGCATGGCAATGCCGAATGCGATTTTTGCCGCCGTGCCGAGAATGAGGCCAACAGTGGCACCCACACCCGCATTGCCAGCTTGTTGCAGGTTTCGGCCACTGGATAGCTCGC
Encoded here:
- the guaA gene encoding glutamine-hydrolyzing GMP synthase, with product MRDIHADRILILDFGSQLTQLIARRVREAGVYSEIHPWDMDPQAVLDFAPSGIILSGGPESTTVDDAPTVAQQVFDLQVPVLGICYGMQAMARHFGGSVEGGHTQEFGYASVTATASSALFRDIEDRVDGAGSGILDVWMSHGDRVTALPAEFEGIGCTHDLPLAAMQHRERPLFGLQFHPEVTHTKQGARILHRFVREICACDGSWTAGNIIHDAVLRVREQVGDKQVLLGLSGGVDSSVVAALLHKAIGDRLTCVFVDNGLLRLNEAEQVMQTFGRHLGVKVILADARERFMQALEGESDPEAKRKIIGRTFIEVFDEEAAKIPGVEFLAQGTIYPDVIESAGASTGKAHVIKSHHNVGGLPEHMKLKLVEPLRELFKDEVRKIGLDLGLPAELVQRHPFPGPGLGVRILGEVSSQAADTLRLADDIFIAELRKAGLYDKVSQAFAVWLPVQSVGVTGDGRRYAPIIALRAVETVDFMTAHWAHLPYELLDTCARRIVNEVPGISRVVYDISGKPPATIEWE